From one Saprospiraceae bacterium genomic stretch:
- a CDS encoding M28 family peptidase, whose amino-acid sequence MMNKILIIFLLIWVGACKNSAKPVETSTPPVKLRVPTFLKDSAYSYVQSQVDFGARVPGTAAHKACGDWIVQRCKDFGAQVIEQKFPGQTYTGLKFEGRNIIASFNPAIKSRIVLASHWDSRFLADHDPDKSKRSNPVMGADDGGSGVGILLEIARQLQATPITNLGIDLLFFDGEDQGGEGGEAEDWCLGSQYWSKNKHVAGYQARFGILMDMVGAKAPRFTKEGTSVSYAGAITDKVWLLAQRMGYGNYYVNENSPPIIDDHYFINRISGIPMVDIINRPTNDSFMKCWHTTCDDMSIIDPESLKATGQVVLAVIYREANGEF is encoded by the coding sequence ATGATGAATAAAATACTAATTATTTTCCTGCTGATCTGGGTCGGTGCCTGCAAAAACAGTGCAAAACCGGTAGAGACTTCCACACCTCCGGTCAAACTCAGGGTACCTACTTTTTTAAAAGATTCTGCCTATAGTTATGTGCAATCTCAGGTTGATTTTGGCGCACGCGTGCCGGGTACCGCTGCCCACAAAGCCTGTGGTGATTGGATCGTACAACGGTGCAAGGATTTTGGGGCTCAGGTGATAGAGCAAAAATTTCCCGGGCAAACTTATACCGGCCTCAAGTTTGAAGGCCGCAATATCATAGCTTCTTTTAATCCTGCTATTAAATCACGCATAGTGCTAGCATCGCATTGGGACTCCCGATTTTTAGCTGATCATGATCCGGATAAATCGAAACGAAGCAATCCAGTCATGGGGGCAGACGATGGGGGTAGTGGAGTCGGCATATTATTGGAGATCGCTAGGCAATTGCAGGCCACTCCAATCACTAACCTGGGGATCGATCTCCTGTTTTTTGATGGGGAAGATCAAGGTGGCGAAGGTGGCGAAGCCGAAGATTGGTGTCTGGGTTCTCAATATTGGTCCAAAAACAAACACGTGGCAGGTTACCAGGCCAGGTTTGGTATCCTGATGGACATGGTAGGGGCCAAAGCACCCCGATTTACCAAAGAAGGCACATCGGTCAGTTACGCAGGAGCTATCACCGATAAAGTCTGGTTACTGGCCCAGCGCATGGGTTATGGCAATTATTATGTCAATGAAAACTCTCCTCCGATCATCGATGACCACTATTTTATCAACAGAATATCCGGCATCCCTATGGTAGATATCATTAATAGACCGACCAACGATTCTTTTATGAAGTGCTGGCACACTACCTGCGACGACATGAGCATCATTGATCCTGAGTCACTCAAAGCTACCGGGCAGGTAGTTTTAGCCGTAATTTATCGCGAAGCCAACGGGGAGTTTTAG
- a CDS encoding MFS transporter, whose product MKSQERLIIFLLAAINFTHILDFMIMMPLGNYLMPYFNISPGKFSILVGAYTLTAAVSGFVAAFFVDNYDRKKILIYAFVGFLIGTLACGLAPSYSLLVLARILAGLFGGLIGAQVLAIISDIFGYERRGMAMGAVMSSFAIASTLGVPFALYLANAISWHAPFILVGVLGIGLIPLLVKYIPEMKEHVQDKGSSKLKILREVIHNPKQVWALIFSSSIMLGHFLIIPFVNPFLEFNMGFAKSLTPIVYLVGGISAFVASFVLGRMSDSKGKLIIFTYSVLASAVMVLVITNMPHVPFPVVLVFFGLWFTVATGRAVTAQAMLSNVPPPAQRGSFMSFNSSVQQIGTSIASFLSGLIVIQATDSKLLRYDWVGYVSVFVLIGSLMLARWLFKGLDEEVAVPEASLVKKIVTS is encoded by the coding sequence ATGAAATCCCAAGAACGCCTGATCATCTTTCTCCTGGCTGCGATCAATTTTACCCATATCCTGGACTTTATGATCATGATGCCACTAGGCAACTATCTCATGCCCTACTTTAATATCAGTCCGGGTAAATTTAGTATCCTGGTAGGCGCATACACATTGACTGCTGCCGTATCGGGCTTTGTAGCTGCCTTTTTTGTGGATAATTATGATCGGAAAAAGATTTTGATTTATGCTTTTGTGGGTTTTTTGATCGGCACCCTGGCTTGTGGATTGGCTCCCAGTTATTCGCTTCTGGTGCTGGCGAGAATATTGGCAGGACTGTTTGGAGGATTGATTGGAGCCCAGGTATTGGCCATCATCTCCGATATATTTGGTTACGAACGTAGAGGTATGGCGATGGGTGCGGTGATGAGTTCGTTTGCCATCGCTTCTACTTTGGGTGTACCCTTTGCTTTGTACCTCGCCAATGCCATCAGCTGGCATGCGCCTTTTATTTTAGTGGGAGTACTAGGTATTGGGCTGATCCCTTTATTGGTAAAATACATACCTGAGATGAAAGAACATGTACAGGACAAGGGTAGCTCCAAACTTAAAATCCTGCGGGAAGTCATCCACAACCCCAAACAGGTATGGGCTTTGATATTTTCTTCGTCTATCATGCTTGGACATTTTTTGATCATACCATTTGTCAATCCTTTCCTGGAGTTTAATATGGGTTTTGCTAAATCCTTGACTCCGATAGTATACCTGGTAGGTGGCATATCAGCTTTTGTAGCTTCTTTTGTGCTGGGCAGGATGTCTGACAGCAAGGGTAAACTGATCATATTTACTTATTCAGTGCTGGCCTCAGCGGTAATGGTATTAGTGATTACCAATATGCCCCATGTTCCTTTTCCGGTAGTATTGGTGTTTTTTGGTTTGTGGTTTACAGTGGCTACCGGCAGAGCCGTAACTGCTCAGGCTATGCTCAGCAATGTACCACCACCTGCGCAAAGAGGTAGTTTTATGAGCTTTAATAGTAGTGTGCAACAGATTGGTACTTCTATTGCATCCTTTTTATCAGGGTTGATCGTGATTCAGGCTACCGACAGCAAATTGTTGAGGTATGACTGGGTGGGATATGTATCGGTGTTCGTTTTGATTGGATCGTTGATGCTAGCTCGATGGTTGTTTAAGGGACTGGACGAAGAGGTCGCTGTGCCGGAGGCTTCACTTGTCAAAAAAATAGTGACATCGTAA
- a CDS encoding TonB-dependent receptor: MMSMKLILRLRMSLLVLMTACLTSGFSNNLTQSLSGTVVDESGVPLIGVSILAKGTQVGTISDLNGQWTLSVPDDVTVLTFSYVGYQTQEVQINGRSVIDLTLQPSATDLAQVVVIGYGSINKRDVTGSVKSLRAEEFNKGIINTPEQLLQGKVAGVNVTTASGDPAGAISVTVRGPGGVRTGSDPLYVIDGLAINGPANFLNPDDIESIDVLKDASATAIYGSRGANGVILITTKKGKAGKSILDFSTSLGLSSLARALPVFSAAEFRKQVPAVGGQLEDLGANTDWQKIITRQAVTQNYNLNMSGGADKLAYHASFGSQTQEGIIKNNDNTRYTGRLNVNQKFLEDRLNLDINLGVTYNKTLRPPVSSLIADAISNNPTYPAYDSKGLPAQYVGASNPLTTLDLESSIYSGNRITGNISPSLKLLKGLTYRLNFGVDHSNYTTNNQSLPNAVPLREGRLETFYNTGNNQLIENYLTYEYVTTRHNISALAGHSYQKFFGQLRGTSINKFPISDIEPIYNPGLGQELTLANNKPSGSAGINELQSFFGRVNYQYNDKYLVTATVRADGSSKFGANNKYGIFPSFSLGWRITEEEFMKSSPFDNLKLRAGWGLTGNQEIPAKITQAAFTSQVSSNSSYPLFNTGAYPPGTTFSRLANPDIQWEVSTQSNIGLDFGFLGGDLTGTIDVFKKVSSDILLEVIPSDPVQPAGTFWTNVHDMKINNQGLELSLNLARSLGQGFRYSVGGNMSFIDNEVNNSPYSVIPSGSASGSGLTSATINGYINGQPIGTFFLKEFTGIDDKGLSVFRDVDGDGIISDKDRVALGSALPSTIYSLFGDLGYKGFDFSLNFNGISGNKIYDNTANSNFYKLKLSKGVNVTPDALDEPKESTSNAAPVSSRYLQNGAYFRLNNVSLGYNLNPSLIQVGRWVSAIRLSITGQNLWVSTKYNGYDPEVNADRSINGISSYGIDYLSYPKAKTVLFGLKISF; the protein is encoded by the coding sequence ATGATGAGTATGAAGTTAATTTTAAGATTGAGGATGAGCTTATTGGTCCTTATGACCGCCTGCTTGACCTCTGGTTTTTCAAACAATCTGACCCAAAGTCTGTCAGGAACTGTGGTGGACGAAAGTGGAGTCCCACTGATCGGGGTATCCATTCTCGCGAAAGGGACCCAGGTAGGTACGATATCCGATTTGAATGGACAGTGGACGCTCAGTGTCCCGGATGATGTGACGGTGCTTACCTTTTCATATGTGGGCTACCAAACACAGGAAGTACAGATCAACGGTCGGAGCGTGATCGACCTTACTTTACAGCCCAGCGCGACTGATCTGGCCCAGGTCGTAGTGATAGGGTATGGTTCTATCAACAAACGTGATGTGACAGGATCAGTCAAATCTTTACGAGCAGAAGAATTTAATAAGGGTATCATCAATACTCCTGAACAATTGCTTCAAGGCAAGGTCGCAGGTGTCAATGTGACTACAGCCAGCGGGGACCCTGCCGGAGCTATTTCAGTTACGGTAAGAGGACCTGGTGGAGTCAGGACAGGCAGTGATCCTTTATATGTAATAGATGGTTTGGCAATCAACGGCCCAGCCAATTTTTTAAATCCTGACGATATAGAATCCATCGATGTGTTAAAAGATGCCTCAGCGACTGCCATCTATGGTTCCAGAGGTGCCAATGGAGTCATCCTGATTACCACCAAAAAGGGGAAAGCAGGCAAATCCATACTCGATTTCTCGACCAGCCTTGGATTGTCTTCTTTAGCCAGAGCTCTACCTGTGTTTTCAGCTGCCGAATTTAGAAAACAAGTTCCTGCAGTGGGCGGCCAGCTGGAAGACCTTGGCGCCAACACAGATTGGCAAAAAATAATTACCCGTCAGGCTGTCACTCAAAACTATAATCTAAACATGAGTGGCGGAGCGGACAAACTGGCATACCATGCCTCCTTCGGAAGCCAGACCCAGGAAGGTATCATTAAAAATAACGATAATACCCGCTACACAGGAAGGTTGAATGTGAATCAAAAATTTCTCGAAGACCGACTCAATCTGGATATTAACCTGGGGGTCACTTATAACAAAACACTTAGGCCTCCTGTATCCAGCCTGATTGCCGACGCCATCTCTAACAATCCCACTTATCCGGCCTATGACAGCAAAGGACTGCCGGCTCAATATGTTGGTGCGTCCAATCCGCTCACCACTTTAGATTTAGAAAGCAGCATTTATTCGGGCAATAGAATCACGGGCAATATCTCCCCTTCCTTAAAATTATTAAAAGGACTGACCTATAGACTCAATTTTGGCGTCGATCATTCAAATTATACCACCAACAATCAGTCTTTGCCCAATGCCGTGCCCTTACGTGAAGGCAGACTGGAGACCTTTTACAATACAGGCAATAATCAATTGATTGAAAATTATCTTACTTATGAATATGTCACCACCAGGCACAATATCTCTGCCCTGGCGGGACATTCTTATCAGAAATTTTTTGGTCAGCTTAGAGGTACCAGTATCAATAAATTCCCAATCTCTGACATCGAGCCAATCTACAATCCCGGGCTCGGTCAGGAACTCACCCTGGCAAATAATAAACCATCCGGAAGTGCAGGAATCAATGAATTGCAATCATTTTTTGGAAGGGTCAATTATCAATACAATGATAAATACCTGGTCACCGCAACTGTTCGTGCCGATGGATCTTCAAAATTTGGAGCCAATAATAAATATGGTATTTTCCCTTCATTTTCTTTGGGTTGGCGGATCACCGAAGAGGAGTTTATGAAATCCTCCCCTTTTGACAACTTAAAATTGAGAGCTGGTTGGGGACTTACCGGCAACCAGGAGATACCAGCCAAGATCACACAAGCTGCCTTTACATCCCAGGTGTCTTCTAATAGTAGCTATCCATTATTTAACACGGGGGCTTATCCTCCGGGCACTACTTTTTCCAGGTTGGCCAATCCTGATATTCAGTGGGAAGTATCTACTCAATCCAATATCGGTTTAGACTTTGGATTCCTGGGTGGTGATCTGACTGGAACCATAGATGTATTCAAAAAAGTGTCCAGTGATATCTTGTTGGAGGTCATCCCTTCTGACCCGGTGCAGCCGGCTGGAACCTTTTGGACGAATGTGCACGACATGAAAATCAATAACCAGGGTTTGGAGCTTTCTCTTAATCTGGCCAGAAGTCTCGGTCAGGGATTCCGTTACTCCGTTGGGGGTAATATGAGTTTTATAGACAATGAGGTCAATAACAGCCCTTATTCAGTGATCCCGTCAGGCTCGGCTTCAGGTTCTGGTTTGACTTCTGCAACCATCAATGGTTATATTAATGGGCAACCGATCGGTACTTTTTTCCTCAAAGAATTCACAGGAATCGATGATAAAGGACTCAGTGTATTCAGGGATGTAGATGGTGATGGGATCATTTCGGATAAAGACAGGGTAGCCTTGGGCAGTGCCTTGCCTTCGACGATATACAGTTTGTTTGGAGATCTTGGGTACAAAGGATTTGACTTTTCACTCAACTTCAACGGAATCTCCGGCAATAAGATCTATGACAATACAGCCAACTCCAATTTTTACAAACTCAAACTATCCAAAGGGGTTAATGTCACACCGGATGCTTTGGACGAGCCAAAAGAATCGACAAGCAACGCTGCACCTGTATCTTCTCGTTATCTACAAAATGGGGCTTATTTCCGGCTCAACAATGTGTCGTTAGGGTATAATCTAAATCCATCACTGATCCAGGTGGGTCGTTGGGTGAGTGCGATTCGTCTTTCGATCACAGGTCAAAACCTTTGGGTATCGACCAAGTATAATGGATATGACCCGGAAGTAAATGCGGATAGAAGTATCAATGGCATCTCTTCTTATGGTATTGATTACCTGAGTTACCCAAAAGCAAAAACGGTTTTATTTGGATTAAAAATTTCATTTTAA
- a CDS encoding RagB/SusD family nutrient uptake outer membrane protein, which produces MKKILSLLFLLSGLILSNSCTNLDETILDETLSSNLSDQDAANGSLAPVYGKFTDIFIHTNYFALQEISSDEAILPYRGGTDWGDNGIYLSLHQHVTTSTDPNVRNTWGHILQGISRAVTAINVLPEIDVPASKVYLAEARGLNAYYGMLTLDLFGLVFVKDDPGTPSRILRGAEAVNYLINEFQSILNNLDNTVGPGRLTQYGAMGLLARLYLNAAVYRDIYGASFNFTAADMDKVIEYCDKIIASGQYKLSPNYFDIFGNNNHDNKELIFAHDQRADLNGHNRLAYFSLSGDQFPLPAFPNANGTDGPAITSDFYRTWVAAYGPDDPATKDPRFYQQNISIYTNPGDSCVAAADFKVDRGILRGQQYGLIRVNGAFVKCPDGRLKVGKLFSVTRNKPTLPVDFTETVNFTVEGGNYSNGYRVEKYEFSSKSASGRNFGEADIVLVRLADIYLMRAEAKLRKGGGEQAALADVNTVRAARTATKPAPPLNTMNLDLLYRERGFELYWEFLRRPDMIRFGKYEGIWTEKNNTDKNKRIFPIPQTAIDGASNLPGYLVQNQGY; this is translated from the coding sequence ATGAAAAAAATACTTAGCCTGTTGTTTTTATTGTCAGGTCTGATTCTTTCTAATAGTTGTACTAACCTGGACGAAACCATTTTGGACGAAACACTCTCCTCAAATCTTTCAGATCAGGATGCGGCCAATGGAAGCCTTGCACCGGTGTATGGCAAATTTACCGATATATTTATCCACACCAATTATTTTGCTTTGCAGGAGATATCAAGTGATGAAGCCATATTGCCCTATCGTGGAGGTACTGATTGGGGGGACAATGGTATCTATTTATCACTCCATCAGCATGTGACTACCAGTACAGATCCCAATGTACGTAATACCTGGGGCCATATTTTACAAGGAATTTCCAGGGCGGTGACTGCTATCAACGTACTCCCTGAGATAGATGTCCCGGCTTCAAAAGTTTATCTGGCTGAAGCTCGTGGTCTCAATGCTTATTATGGTATGTTGACTTTGGATTTGTTTGGATTGGTATTTGTCAAGGATGATCCGGGTACTCCCTCAAGAATTTTACGCGGCGCTGAGGCTGTGAACTATCTGATCAATGAATTTCAAAGTATCCTGAATAATTTGGACAACACCGTTGGTCCTGGTAGGTTGACTCAATATGGAGCCATGGGACTACTGGCTAGATTGTATCTCAATGCTGCAGTCTACAGGGATATTTATGGAGCCAGTTTCAATTTCACAGCCGCCGATATGGACAAAGTGATAGAATATTGCGACAAGATTATCGCGTCAGGTCAGTATAAATTGTCACCCAACTACTTTGATATTTTTGGTAATAATAATCATGACAATAAAGAATTAATCTTTGCTCATGATCAGCGTGCTGATCTCAATGGACATAATCGATTGGCCTATTTCTCCTTGTCCGGCGATCAGTTTCCGCTGCCTGCTTTTCCTAATGCCAACGGCACGGATGGACCTGCCATCACTTCTGACTTTTACAGGACTTGGGTAGCTGCTTACGGCCCGGATGACCCAGCTACCAAAGACCCAAGATTTTATCAACAAAACATTTCAATCTATACCAATCCCGGAGATTCATGTGTAGCAGCCGCTGATTTTAAAGTAGATCGCGGCATCCTGAGAGGTCAACAGTATGGCCTGATTCGGGTGAATGGAGCTTTCGTCAAATGTCCCGATGGCAGATTAAAAGTCGGTAAACTTTTTAGTGTAACCAGGAATAAACCGACACTTCCGGTCGACTTTACAGAAACCGTCAATTTTACCGTAGAAGGAGGTAATTATAGCAATGGCTACAGGGTAGAGAAATATGAGTTTAGCAGTAAATCAGCCAGTGGTCGAAACTTCGGCGAAGCCGATATCGTTTTGGTCCGTCTTGCTGACATCTACCTGATGCGTGCCGAAGCCAAATTGCGCAAAGGCGGTGGAGAACAGGCAGCATTGGCTGATGTCAACACGGTGAGGGCTGCACGAACTGCCACCAAACCAGCTCCTCCTTTAAATACTATGAACCTGGACCTGTTGTATAGAGAACGCGGATTTGAGTTATACTGGGAATTTTTACGCAGACCCGATATGATCCGCTTTGGTAAATACGAAGGCATCTGGACAGAAAAAAATAATACTGATAAAAACAAACGTATTTTCCCTATTCCTCAGACAGCTATAGATGGGGCGTCTAACTTGCCCGGTTACCTGGTGCAAAACCAGGGTTATTAA
- a CDS encoding alkaline phosphatase, whose amino-acid sequence MILLPQRFVFILLLIGIHLSIQAQAHYAPKNVFSHNDYAQTKPFYDAYRQQVGYIEVDVFLQGQDLLVAHQANELMADRTIESMYLMPLQLEVTTHKGRIYPRRSQHLGLSIDIKTEGMSTLSRIVNVLEKYPDLLHARGFTILVSGNVPDPGQWALFPEFIHFDGRPDTEYTPAQWQRIGMVSNDFKKYSRWDGQGAISVADDEMIKSVLTQIHVRKKKFRFWASPDTPGAWHYLQSRGVDIIGTDTVQELIHYLKTNRK is encoded by the coding sequence ATGATTCTTTTACCTCAGAGATTTGTTTTTATTTTATTGCTGATAGGCATTCACCTAAGCATTCAAGCCCAGGCACACTACGCACCTAAAAACGTGTTTTCCCACAACGACTATGCCCAGACCAAACCCTTTTATGATGCCTATCGCCAGCAGGTAGGGTATATCGAGGTAGATGTTTTTTTACAAGGGCAGGATCTTCTGGTGGCACATCAGGCCAATGAACTGATGGCAGACAGGACGATAGAGTCCATGTATTTGATGCCGCTGCAACTTGAAGTCACCACGCATAAAGGAAGGATTTATCCCAGGCGCTCTCAACACCTTGGCTTATCGATAGACATAAAAACAGAAGGCATGAGTACGCTATCCCGCATAGTTAATGTTTTGGAAAAATATCCTGACCTTCTTCATGCACGTGGATTTACCATCCTGGTCAGCGGCAACGTACCTGACCCTGGACAATGGGCTTTATTTCCTGAATTTATACATTTTGATGGCAGACCTGATACGGAGTATACCCCGGCTCAATGGCAACGAATAGGGATGGTGAGCAATGATTTTAAAAAATATAGCCGCTGGGATGGTCAAGGAGCGATATCGGTAGCAGATGATGAAATGATAAAATCAGTATTGACCCAAATACATGTTCGTAAGAAAAAATTTAGATTTTGGGCTAGTCCTGATACGCCAGGTGCCTGGCATTATTTGCAATCAAGAGGTGTGGATATTATAGGGACTGATACGGTGCAAGAATTAATACATTATCTGAAAACTAATCGAAAATAG
- a CDS encoding inositol oxygenase — protein MENHKFSPAEIAPLKSLDEWEDDVLSRYPEPHIPAKAKEEFRNYEDTKRETVKEFYRLNHTYQTYEFVQGKRKEFLQFNKKEMPIWDAFDFLNTLVDDSDPDIELDQWQHLLQTSEAIRADGHPDWFVLTGLLHDMGKVLCLFGEPQWAVVGDTFPVGCKPSDKIVYPEFFSLNPDSQDERFNTTYGVYKPHCGLDNVTMSWGHDEYLYQMVKDYMPESALYMIRYHSFYAQHREHAYNHLMSDHDHEMFKWVKLFNPYDLYSKAPTPPDTEKLKPYYQALLKKYLPATLKF, from the coding sequence ATGGAAAATCATAAGTTTAGTCCTGCCGAAATCGCTCCACTCAAATCTTTGGATGAGTGGGAAGACGATGTTTTGTCCCGATACCCTGAACCCCATATCCCTGCAAAAGCTAAGGAGGAATTCCGAAATTACGAGGACACCAAGAGGGAAACCGTAAAGGAATTTTACCGTCTCAATCATACTTACCAAACGTATGAATTTGTACAGGGCAAACGCAAAGAATTCCTGCAGTTTAATAAAAAGGAAATGCCCATCTGGGATGCATTTGATTTTCTCAATACCCTGGTAGATGATTCTGATCCGGATATCGAACTGGATCAATGGCAGCATTTATTACAAACTTCTGAAGCCATTCGCGCTGATGGTCATCCTGATTGGTTTGTCCTGACAGGACTTTTACACGATATGGGTAAAGTCCTTTGTCTTTTTGGTGAACCACAATGGGCGGTGGTAGGAGATACATTCCCCGTAGGTTGTAAACCATCTGACAAAATAGTCTATCCTGAGTTTTTTAGTTTGAATCCTGATAGCCAGGATGAACGATTTAATACCACCTACGGTGTTTATAAACCTCATTGCGGATTGGATAATGTGACTATGTCCTGGGGGCATGACGAATACCTCTACCAAATGGTCAAAGATTATATGCCGGAATCTGCGCTCTACATGATCCGGTATCATTCTTTTTACGCACAACATAGAGAGCATGCATATAATCACCTGATGTCAGACCATGACCATGAAATGTTTAAATGGGTCAAACTATTTAATCCTTATGATCTCTATTCCAAAGCACCAACACCTCCGGATACGGAAAAACTGAAGCCCTATTACCAGGCACTGCTGAAGAAATATCTTCCAGCTACGCTGAAGTTTTAG
- a CDS encoding sodium/solute symporter (Members of the Solute:Sodium Symporter (SSS), TC 2.A.21 as described in tcdb.org, catalyze solute:Na+ symport. Known solutes for members of the family include sugars, amino acids, nucleosides, inositols, vitamins, urea or anions, depending on the system.) produces MNRLHWLDYGVFILYFLIVSGYGYWIYHKKKFKQTDTKDFFLAEGSLTWWAIGASLIASNISAEHFIGMAGSGFAIGLAISSYEWMSSATLILVAVFFIPIYLKNKIYTMPQFLSQRYNDTVATIMAVFWLLLYVFVNLTSILYLGSLAVSSISGIPFMYCMIGLALFAIFITLGGMKVIGYTDIVQVVVLVLGGLIVTYLALDMVSKQFGGNGIFSGLSILRTQADDHFHMIFSKGHKYYYELPGFAILAGGMWINNLNYWGCNQYIVQRALGADLPTARSGILFAAFLKLLIPIIVVIPGIAMYVLHQQGAFASEMVNAAGEVKPDQAYPTLMNLLPIGLKGISFAALTAAIVASLAGKCNSIATIFSLDIYKKYLKKTSSETETVRIGRWSIWVAFAIALLVTPQLRQLEQAYQFIQEYSNYLTPGAFALFFLGFFWKRTTSAAAVAAAAVSIPLAIAFKYIPDTPIPFLNRTGWSFLILVAMMVIISLMDPKSKHNPKGLALEPEMFKVDMRFLIWSLLIGGVLVGLYTVFW; encoded by the coding sequence ATGAATAGATTGCATTGGCTGGATTATGGCGTCTTTATCCTGTATTTCCTGATCGTATCCGGTTACGGGTATTGGATCTACCATAAGAAAAAGTTTAAGCAGACCGATACCAAAGATTTTTTCCTCGCGGAGGGCTCCCTCACGTGGTGGGCTATAGGAGCTTCACTCATAGCATCCAATATATCCGCAGAACATTTTATTGGTATGGCCGGCTCCGGATTTGCCATAGGCCTGGCGATCTCGTCGTATGAATGGATGTCCTCAGCTACGCTGATCCTGGTGGCGGTCTTTTTTATTCCCATTTATCTGAAGAATAAGATCTATACCATGCCGCAGTTTTTGTCCCAGCGGTATAACGATACGGTGGCTACGATCATGGCAGTGTTTTGGCTCTTGTTGTATGTATTTGTCAATCTTACCTCTATTCTATACCTCGGTTCTCTGGCAGTGTCCAGCATATCGGGCATCCCATTTATGTATTGTATGATAGGACTGGCTTTGTTTGCCATATTCATTACCCTGGGAGGGATGAAAGTCATTGGCTATACCGACATCGTCCAGGTAGTCGTATTGGTCCTGGGAGGTTTGATCGTGACTTACCTCGCCCTGGATATGGTCTCCAAGCAGTTTGGTGGCAACGGTATCTTCAGTGGGCTCTCCATCCTCCGCACCCAGGCGGATGATCACTTTCATATGATTTTTTCCAAAGGGCATAAATACTATTATGAACTGCCGGGTTTTGCGATTCTCGCCGGGGGGATGTGGATCAACAATCTCAACTACTGGGGATGCAACCAGTATATCGTGCAACGCGCGTTAGGGGCAGATCTGCCTACGGCTCGTAGTGGCATTCTGTTTGCTGCTTTTTTAAAACTACTTATTCCTATCATTGTAGTCATCCCCGGCATCGCCATGTATGTCCTGCACCAACAGGGAGCTTTTGCCAGCGAGATGGTCAATGCCGCCGGAGAAGTCAAACCCGACCAGGCCTATCCCACCCTGATGAATCTCCTGCCCATAGGCCTCAAAGGCATCTCCTTTGCAGCCCTCACTGCTGCTATCGTGGCTTCCCTCGCAGGTAAATGCAATAGTATCGCTACCATTTTTAGCCTGGATATCTACAAGAAGTATTTAAAAAAGACTTCCAGCGAGACCGAGACCGTTCGTATAGGTCGCTGGTCTATCTGGGTTGCCTTCGCCATCGCATTGTTGGTCACCCCACAACTGCGTCAATTGGAACAAGCCTATCAGTTCATCCAGGAATATTCCAATTATCTCACTCCCGGTGCCTTCGCCTTATTTTTCCTTGGATTTTTCTGGAAGCGCACGACCTCCGCAGCAGCGGTAGCAGCAGCGGCAGTATCTATTCCCTTGGCCATTGCATTCAAATACATCCCTGACACCCCTATCCCCTTTCTCAACCGTACGGGCTGGTCCTTTCTGATCCTGGTAGCCATGATGGTCATCATTTCCCTGATGGATCCAAAGAGCAAACACAACCCCAAAGGCCTGGCGCTCGAACCGGAGATGTTTAAGGTGGATATGCGTTTTTTGATCTGGTCTTTATTGATAGGGGGTGTATTGGTGGGCTTGTATACGGTCTTCTGGTAG